From Polynucleobacter sp. MWH-P3-07-1:
ACGGGAGTACAGGATTTACCGCCACAGCAGTTATCTAATAAAAATTCACTTAGCTTTTGAACCTGCTCGGCGTTGGGTCTATAGATGAGATTACGACTTTGACGCTCTACCAATAAAAGCTCCGCATCCACTAAATCTTTTAGGTGAAAGCTGAGGGTGGCATTCGGGATGCCGAGTTTTTCAATAATTTGACTTGGAGTTAACCCAAGATCACCACGCTGGACAATGAGGCGAAACACATTTAGTCGGGTTTCCTGCCCTAAAGCGAGAAAAGCAGAGATAGCGTTATCATTATTCATATTTCCAATTATATGGAAATATGTGACAGTTTTATGAAATCTCTTTTTTAATAGACACTCGTAGTAATTCCACTTTTAAATAAGCATTCATCCATGACCGACCTGCCTAATATCGATAAAGCACTATTTCATCAGCCCAGTCTTGATGAATTAACTATCAACTCTATCGATAGTCATCCTCCTAAGATATTGCTGTTGTATGGCTCACTGAGAGAGAGATCATTTAGTCGCCTTCTAGCCGAAGAAGCTGAGCGAATCTTAAAAGCCATGGGTTGTGAAACACGATTTTTTAATCCAAAGGGATTGCCACAAGTTGATGATGCCCCTGAAACACACCCCAAAGTAGTTGAACTAAGAGAGTTAGTTCAATGGGCAGAAGGAATGGTTTGGAGCAGTCCTGAGCGACACGGAGCAATGACAGGGCTGATGAAATCACAAATCGATTGGATACCTTTAAGTGTTGGTGCTGTGCGACCATCCCAAGGTAAGACACTCGCTTTATTGCAAGTAAGTGGTGGATCCCAATCTTTTAATGCGGTTAATCAAATGCGAATTTTAGGTAGATGGATGCGGATGATCACGATTCCAAATCAATCATCCGTACCCAAAGCGTTTTTAGAGTTTGACGACAATAACCGAATGAAGCCATCTGCCAATTACGATCGCGTAGTTGATGTGATGGAAGAGTTAGTTAAGTTCACCTTATTAACTAGATCAGTTTCAGGCTATTTGACTGATCGTTACAGTGAGCGAAAAGAAAGTGCTGAGGAATTGTCAAAGCGGGTTAATCAAAGAGCTATTTAATTTGTCGTTTTAAACGACATCGACAGGCGCAAGGATGAATAATTGACTTGTCCTTTTAAGGGACGGTTCTTGATGGGGGTACCCGAGACCGATGGTGACAAACCGAACCTAACCATAAAAGAAAATGGCCCAACAAGTGGGCTATTGAGATTCTTGGTGGCCCGGGGCGGAATCGAACCACCGACACAAGGATTTTCAAATATCCTCCGATAGACCGCTTTCGCTTTGATTTCAAGGGCTTGAGTCACCAGTCTCGACTTGTCAAAAAATTATGCGTCCTTGTGTCGGTCAAATTTGGCAATGAAATCAGAATCTTGCGAGGGGCAATTTTTCTGTGCGTATAGATTATGTTGCCATCACTGCACCAGTCAATCACCATAGTGTCTACTAATGTCGTTTTAAACGACATAGAATCCCAATCTCTCCAATTGAGATTCATTCTCAATTATATGCTAAGATGAGAACGATTCTCATTAAGCATATTTGGCATTTAAGATGTTTTTCTCATTTAGCACCAACCACACAGCCCTTTTCAGCCTAGTTAGCTCCCTTTGCTTGGTTGGGCTATCTTTGCCTGTCTATGCCGAGTCCCCCGTAAGCGATACCCCAATCGTTTTAGCTGAGTCACCCGTCAGTAGCGCTCCCACCATCGACAGTCCAGTCGCTCTCGAAAGTGCATCAGAGCAATGGAGTGTTCATGGGCAAGCAACCTACATCAATCAATTTAAAAATAACTTTAATTCTCCCTATTACGGATCTAAGAGTCTTTTAAATAAATCTGATGGCGATATCTCTAAAAGCTATACCTTCTCGGCCACAGCATTTTTAGGAACGAGGCTATGGGAGGGTGCTGAAGCCTATATCAACCCTGAGATGTTTGAAGGCATTCCCTTTTCCGGTCTCAGCGGATTGGGTGGTTTTAGTAATGGTGAGCTACAAAAAGGAACGGCAATTCCACCAATCTATTACATGGCAAGAATGTTTTTACGCCAGACCTTTGGCTTTGGTGGCGGACAAGAGCATATCGAAGGTGTTGCTAATCAGTTAGCAGGTAATGTAGATAAACGTCGCCTTGTAGTGACATACGGAACATTCTCGGCATTAGATTTCTTTGATGCCAATGCCTATAGCCATGATCCTCGCACACAGTTTTTAAACTGGTCGCTCATGGCCAGCGGTGCTTATGACTATGCCGCCAACTCTCGTGGCTACACCTATGGCTTTGTAGGCGAGTATTACCATGATGAAGAATGGGTGATGCGCCTAGCTCGATTGGCTATGCCCAAGTCACCAAATTCATTAGCACTAGACTATGACCTCACACAGCAGTTCGGCAATACAGCCGAGATAACTCACCTTCATACGATTAATGGACAAGCTGGTAAGGCTCGAGTTCTAGTCTTTCAAAATCGCGGAATCATGTCTACCTATAACAATGCGATGAATTTTGGCCAACAGACCAATACCACTCCAGACATCTTAAGCACACGATATGGATATCAAACTAAATGGGGCTACGCATTAAATGGCGAGCAAGCAATTACAGAAAATATTGGCGCCTTTGGAAGGTGGAGTTGGAATAATGGCCAAACTGAAACGCAAGCATTTACAGATATCAGCAATTCATTATCTGGCGGCCTATCCATTAAAGGTGCTGGCTGGGGAAGACCACAAGACACTATTGGAATTGGTGCGGCACTCAATGGAATCTCATCACAACAAATTAGCTACCTACAAAAAGGTGGTGTAACGATGTTCATTGGCGATGGCAGACTCAACTATAAGAAAGAACAAATCTTTGAAACTTTCTACAGCTGGAATGTATATAAGAGTCTGTCGCTATCTGCCGACTATCAGCGTATCGCAAATCCTGGATACAACGCAGATCGTGGGCCAGTTAATTTCTATGGATTAAGAGCCCACATTGAAATGTAATCGCATTGATCCTTTATAGTGCCGAAATGTCTCTTTTGCGATATTCACTTAAGCCCCTCAAGTTAGCGCCTTATTTGCTTTACTTCAGTAGCATGGTATTTGCGGCACCTTTTGAGATTAAGGTTCACGACGAGCTCATTGCAGAATATCAAGAATCTGCTTTTGAAGTAGAAACAAACTTATTTCAAGCTCCGGCGTCCCAAGGCCTAAAGTCAAATGTCTTTCAAACTAGGCTTGAGTATAGCTATGGTATTACTGAAAAAAGTGAGATTGGTGCCAACATCTACTTGAGCAACTACAACGGCGTGAGCTATGTTAACGGTGGCAAGATAAGTCATATGTATATTCCAACTCATGATGAGGAGGGCTTATGGCACTACGGGGTGAAGAATGAGATTAA
This genomic window contains:
- a CDS encoding helix-turn-helix transcriptional regulator — encoded protein: MNNDNAISAFLALGQETRLNVFRLIVQRGDLGLTPSQIIEKLGIPNATLSFHLKDLVDAELLLVERQSRNLIYRPNAEQVQKLSEFLLDNCCGGKSCTPVKPLKKAKVK
- the arsH gene encoding arsenical resistance protein ArsH — its product is MTDLPNIDKALFHQPSLDELTINSIDSHPPKILLLYGSLRERSFSRLLAEEAERILKAMGCETRFFNPKGLPQVDDAPETHPKVVELRELVQWAEGMVWSSPERHGAMTGLMKSQIDWIPLSVGAVRPSQGKTLALLQVSGGSQSFNAVNQMRILGRWMRMITIPNQSSVPKAFLEFDDNNRMKPSANYDRVVDVMEELVKFTLLTRSVSGYLTDRYSERKESAEELSKRVNQRAI
- a CDS encoding carbohydrate porin, encoding MFFSFSTNHTALFSLVSSLCLVGLSLPVYAESPVSDTPIVLAESPVSSAPTIDSPVALESASEQWSVHGQATYINQFKNNFNSPYYGSKSLLNKSDGDISKSYTFSATAFLGTRLWEGAEAYINPEMFEGIPFSGLSGLGGFSNGELQKGTAIPPIYYMARMFLRQTFGFGGGQEHIEGVANQLAGNVDKRRLVVTYGTFSALDFFDANAYSHDPRTQFLNWSLMASGAYDYAANSRGYTYGFVGEYYHDEEWVMRLARLAMPKSPNSLALDYDLTQQFGNTAEITHLHTINGQAGKARVLVFQNRGIMSTYNNAMNFGQQTNTTPDILSTRYGYQTKWGYALNGEQAITENIGAFGRWSWNNGQTETQAFTDISNSLSGGLSIKGAGWGRPQDTIGIGAALNGISSQQISYLQKGGVTMFIGDGRLNYKKEQIFETFYSWNVYKSLSLSADYQRIANPGYNADRGPVNFYGLRAHIEM